From Priestia filamentosa, a single genomic window includes:
- a CDS encoding TatD family hydrolase, producing MIDAHLHLAEYSNILERIKRWQDYGITGVVAVSTDLTSSYRTLELKSRYPNFIIAAAGFHPEHPLPSSRDLHEWHDLMSHETSHFSAIGEVGMPQYREDAFHPYVKEQYEALFLEMVQTAKTYHLPLLLHAVHTGAPLVYRHLQAHKIKKAHFHWFKGDEQTTQHIINAGYYVSVTPEVCYRKRDQELVKRIPLSQLLLETDGPWPFQERFAHCETSPLLLPHVEKTVSSLKSLDPLVLRDRIKHNIKNFFSTKA from the coding sequence ATGATTGATGCGCACCTGCACCTTGCTGAATACTCCAATATTCTAGAACGAATTAAACGCTGGCAAGATTATGGAATTACGGGCGTTGTAGCTGTTTCAACAGATTTAACTTCGAGTTATCGTACATTAGAATTAAAAAGCCGCTATCCGAACTTCATTATTGCAGCCGCTGGTTTTCATCCAGAGCATCCGCTTCCATCTTCTCGTGATCTCCATGAGTGGCATGATTTAATGAGTCATGAAACGTCTCATTTCTCAGCTATAGGTGAAGTTGGGATGCCACAATACCGTGAAGATGCCTTTCATCCGTACGTTAAAGAACAATACGAAGCGCTATTTTTAGAGATGGTCCAAACGGCTAAAACGTATCACCTCCCTCTTCTTTTGCATGCGGTTCATACGGGTGCTCCGCTTGTTTACCGCCATCTTCAAGCACATAAGATTAAGAAAGCGCATTTTCACTGGTTTAAAGGCGATGAACAGACAACGCAACACATTATAAATGCAGGCTATTATGTCTCGGTAACGCCTGAAGTGTGCTACCGGAAACGAGATCAAGAGTTAGTGAAGCGTATTCCGCTTTCGCAGCTTCTTCTTGAGACAGACGGTCCGTGGCCTTTTCAAGAACGGTTTGCTCACTGCGAAACGTCACCTTTATTGCTTCCGCATGTCGAAAAAACGGTGTCTTCTTTAAAATCCCTTGATCCTCTCGTGTTGAGAGATAGG
- a CDS encoding DMT family transporter — MLWFLAALGTALCFGVNNTLFKWGAQQHLNKVCIQLFFYWMSFIIILSFTFITGNFKFHLFPILTGALIGILNANGNIQMSKAFEKGPASITSTIIAMNTVIVVIATSILFPQSIPLTNWIGIFIIIFAAMIIQYQPQKAIMVDYKIWLLSCCLALISIGMVGVIMKYGTYEHYSFMEMLVSMYGGGAVYLSFLARKELKKSLAHRIEIKIGILVGVLSTIGYSCYLFALKEGPSSVVYPIISLNCVVVLIGSLIIFKEKLKRYQLVGIILTLCGVILTKL, encoded by the coding sequence ATGTTATGGTTTCTAGCTGCTTTGGGAACGGCTCTATGCTTTGGAGTGAATAATACTTTATTTAAATGGGGTGCTCAACAGCATTTAAATAAAGTTTGCATTCAACTTTTCTTCTATTGGATGTCTTTTATTATTATCTTGTCATTTACGTTTATTACAGGCAATTTTAAGTTTCATCTATTTCCTATTTTAACAGGCGCTCTAATCGGGATTTTAAATGCTAATGGGAACATCCAAATGTCAAAAGCATTTGAAAAAGGACCTGCTAGTATCACTTCTACCATTATTGCTATGAACACAGTAATCGTGGTCATAGCTACATCTATTTTATTTCCTCAATCTATACCTTTAACAAACTGGATTGGAATCTTCATTATTATATTTGCTGCTATGATTATTCAGTACCAACCCCAAAAAGCCATTATGGTGGACTATAAAATATGGCTTTTAAGTTGTTGTTTAGCTCTTATATCTATAGGTATGGTTGGTGTAATTATGAAATATGGTACATATGAGCACTATAGTTTTATGGAAATGCTTGTTTCAATGTATGGAGGCGGAGCTGTTTATTTAAGTTTCTTAGCTCGCAAGGAGTTAAAGAAATCACTTGCTCATAGGATTGAAATAAAAATAGGAATACTCGTTGGTGTATTAAGTACTATTGGATATAGTTGTTATTTGTTTGCTTTGAAAGAAGGTCCGTCTAGTGTAGTTTATCCGATCATTAGTTTAAATTGCGTTGTTGTATTAATTGGAAGCCTCATTATTTTTAAGGAGAAACTTAAAAGATATCAATTAGTCGGGATTATTCTCACTCTATGCGGAGTAATATTAACAAAATTATAA
- a CDS encoding aspartate aminotransferase family protein: protein MINWFQLDKEYLMSTYLRMPVAIEKGKGCKLYDVNGKEYLDLFSGVGVNILGYNHPNIIKAAFEQVEKCLHLPFHFSNPVAIEYAKQLVDYSLRDGKVYYTTSGAEATEATLKLIHKYRHLTNQKRDGVVVLKESFHGRTLGALHFTRQENVYQNFPRTSIPVYEVERENLEELERTILKKKPLALMLEPVLGSGGVYPLSREYLKGVEALCRQYNMLFIVDEVQSGIGRTGKLFAYQHFDITPDIIQFGKAAGGGTPLGGIIVGTRLYDIFSPGDHGTTFAHSPLGTALGLAVLKTLIDDGLMQKSYEMSLYLNEKLQKIQMEHSSFIREVRYCGMMFGISMHDTHKNVKKLQLELLNKGMLVDVTNGNTIRLLPPYIITKAEIDEFINQFISCIPKSVALTSGL from the coding sequence ATGATCAATTGGTTTCAATTAGATAAAGAATATTTAATGTCTACGTACCTCCGTATGCCAGTGGCTATAGAAAAGGGAAAAGGTTGTAAGCTTTATGATGTCAACGGTAAAGAATACCTTGATTTATTTTCTGGTGTAGGAGTGAATATATTAGGCTACAATCATCCTAATATTATAAAGGCTGCCTTTGAACAAGTTGAAAAGTGTTTACATCTTCCTTTTCATTTTTCGAACCCAGTTGCTATTGAATATGCTAAACAATTGGTTGATTATTCTTTAAGGGATGGGAAAGTCTATTATACAACCTCTGGCGCGGAAGCTACCGAGGCAACCTTAAAACTAATCCACAAGTATAGACATCTAACAAATCAAAAAAGGGATGGAGTGGTTGTACTCAAAGAAAGTTTTCATGGACGTACATTAGGTGCTCTTCATTTTACAAGACAAGAAAATGTATATCAGAATTTCCCTCGTACATCTATTCCCGTATATGAAGTGGAACGCGAGAATTTAGAGGAACTAGAAAGAACAATACTCAAGAAAAAACCGCTTGCTCTTATGCTTGAGCCAGTATTAGGAAGTGGTGGGGTATATCCTTTGTCAAGGGAGTATTTAAAAGGTGTCGAAGCGCTTTGTAGACAATATAATATGTTATTTATTGTTGACGAGGTGCAAAGTGGTATAGGGAGAACGGGAAAATTGTTTGCTTATCAGCATTTTGATATTACTCCTGATATTATTCAATTCGGTAAAGCAGCGGGTGGAGGTACACCATTAGGAGGGATAATAGTAGGAACACGACTTTATGATATATTCTCACCAGGTGACCATGGAACAACATTCGCCCATTCTCCACTTGGTACGGCTTTAGGGTTAGCGGTATTAAAAACATTAATTGATGATGGTTTAATGCAAAAGTCTTATGAAATGTCCTTATATTTAAATGAAAAACTTCAAAAAATACAGATGGAACATTCCTCTTTTATTAGAGAAGTACGTTATTGCGGCATGATGTTTGGAATCAGTATGCATGACACTCATAAAAACGTCAAAAAACTGCAACTAGAATTACTGAATAAGGGAATGTTAGTGGACGTTACAAATGGAAATACGATTCGTTTACTTCCTCCGTATATCATTACAAAAGCAGAAATCGATGAATTTATCAATCAGTTTATTTCCTGCATTCCAAAATCAGTAGCCTTGACAAGTGGCTTGTGA
- a CDS encoding D-alanine--D-alanine ligase translates to MRVGVIMGGVSSEKQVSLMTGEEMIAHLDKNKYEVLPIKLNNKKDLIENIKDLDIALLALHGKYGEDGMVQGTLEILDVPYTGSGMLSSGICMDKHIAKKMIRYERIQTPDWIHLSNIENLQLDEIDKMGYPLVVKPNLGGSSIGVKIVNNQDSLLSSLEEVFKWDSEVVIEKYIKGEEITCSILDGNLLPIISIQHTAEFFDYHTKYHDSATIEEVIELPPPIHDRVSEAAMSCYKALKCSVYARVDMIIKDGIPYVMEVNTLPGMTKNSLLPKSAHAAGIPYNKLLDIIIDTSLQVRRSEGF, encoded by the coding sequence ATGAGAGTTGGCGTTATTATGGGAGGAGTGTCTTCCGAAAAACAAGTATCCCTCATGACAGGGGAAGAAATGATTGCACATTTGGATAAGAATAAATACGAAGTTTTACCTATTAAATTAAATAACAAAAAAGATCTTATTGAAAATATAAAAGATCTTGATATTGCCCTATTAGCTCTTCATGGTAAATATGGGGAGGACGGCATGGTTCAAGGTACTCTAGAAATTCTTGACGTCCCATACACCGGAAGTGGAATGCTATCCAGCGGGATTTGTATGGATAAACATATAGCGAAAAAAATGATTCGTTATGAGAGGATTCAAACACCAGATTGGATTCACCTTTCCAATATAGAAAATCTTCAATTAGATGAGATAGATAAAATGGGGTATCCATTAGTCGTAAAACCAAATTTAGGTGGTTCTAGTATAGGAGTAAAAATCGTAAACAATCAGGATTCCTTACTTTCCTCTCTTGAAGAGGTATTCAAATGGGATTCTGAAGTAGTCATTGAAAAATATATAAAGGGCGAAGAAATTACATGTTCTATTTTGGACGGAAATCTCTTACCCATCATTTCAATTCAACATACGGCTGAGTTTTTTGATTATCATACGAAATACCATGATAGTGCTACGATTGAGGAGGTTATCGAACTTCCACCTCCAATCCATGATCGCGTCTCTGAAGCTGCAATGTCTTGCTATAAAGCGTTGAAATGTAGTGTTTATGCTAGAGTTGATATGATTATAAAAGATGGAATTCCGTATGTTATGGAAGTGAATACATTGCCTGGAATGACAAAAAACAGTTTACTTCCTAAAAGTGCTCATGCGGCAGGAATTCCCTATAACAAGCTGTTGGATATCATTATTGACACCTCCTTGCAAGTTAGGAGAAGCGAAGGTTTCTAA
- a CDS encoding PLP-dependent aminotransferase family protein: MFNDFKLTDNRPVYIQLKDYFKKMIMKGHLLEDQKLPSTRELSKLLSVSRNTVLTAYADLEQEGLIYAIKGKGNFVGKVDVSKTPSIKLDWKEKVNTATLLADELDLMKHGVRWEKGMISFNSIAPDEKLFDMENFKRAFLTRMSIEGDIVLNYGYAKGYKPLINYLLHYMEMKGIDISNKDILITNGFTEGLDILLSSLTKKSGRIICENPTHHTALKLFRLHGLEVHGIDMKDDGIDIDQVEKSLSQADFDFAYLIPSYHNPTGIVTSSEKRTKIMKLFSKYQIPIIEDGFNEELRYSGSHLAPLLTFAGSGNNVIYISSFSKILFPGLRVGWILADKELIHWLESMKRARTIHTSTLDQAVLFQYLHDGYFEKYLKKAKAVYKKKYELSLQACNQYIPLKRITGDGGLHLFIELEKEINTRTLLKKCYEKGVVFSPGDVFYTDGRGGNTFRLGFSRLNEEDIIQGIRIIGDTLNEELEK, translated from the coding sequence GTGTTTAATGATTTTAAGCTTACGGATAATCGGCCGGTTTATATTCAATTAAAGGATTACTTTAAAAAAATGATTATGAAAGGACACCTGTTGGAGGACCAGAAGCTTCCATCTACCCGAGAACTCAGTAAATTATTATCGGTCAGTAGAAATACTGTTCTCACAGCTTACGCGGACTTAGAACAAGAAGGCCTCATTTATGCGATAAAGGGGAAAGGAAATTTTGTAGGGAAAGTCGATGTATCCAAAACACCATCTATAAAACTAGACTGGAAGGAAAAGGTCAATACCGCTACCTTGCTAGCGGATGAATTAGATTTGATGAAACATGGTGTTCGCTGGGAAAAAGGAATGATTTCATTCAATAGCATTGCGCCAGACGAAAAGCTTTTTGATATGGAAAACTTTAAAAGGGCTTTTCTCACTCGGATGTCAATTGAAGGAGATATTGTTTTGAACTACGGATATGCAAAAGGTTATAAACCCCTAATAAATTACCTTCTACACTATATGGAAATGAAAGGGATAGATATTTCGAATAAGGATATTCTTATTACAAATGGCTTCACTGAGGGGCTGGATATCCTCTTGTCTTCCCTAACTAAAAAATCAGGACGTATTATATGTGAAAATCCTACTCATCATACCGCATTAAAACTTTTTCGATTACATGGACTTGAGGTCCATGGGATAGACATGAAGGATGATGGTATCGATATTGATCAAGTTGAGAAAAGCTTATCACAAGCGGATTTTGATTTTGCATATTTAATTCCGTCCTATCATAATCCGACCGGGATTGTGACCTCCTCTGAAAAAAGGACCAAAATCATGAAACTCTTTTCAAAATATCAAATTCCTATTATAGAAGATGGTTTTAATGAGGAGTTACGTTACTCAGGTTCCCATCTAGCACCTTTATTGACTTTCGCCGGATCTGGAAACAACGTTATTTACATCAGCAGCTTTTCAAAAATTCTTTTTCCAGGCTTACGTGTTGGTTGGATTTTAGCAGATAAAGAATTAATTCACTGGCTGGAAAGTATGAAAAGAGCAAGGACTATTCACACCTCCACACTGGATCAGGCAGTGCTTTTTCAATATTTGCATGATGGCTATTTTGAAAAATATTTAAAAAAAGCGAAGGCTGTTTATAAGAAGAAATATGAACTATCCCTTCAGGCTTGTAATCAATACATTCCATTAAAGAGAATAACGGGAGACGGGGGACTTCATCTTTTTATAGAGTTAGAAAAAGAAATTAATACTCGTACACTTTTGAAAAAGTGTTATGAAAAGGGAGTTGTTTTTTCTCCTGGGGATGTTTTTTACACGGATGGAAGAGGAGGCAATACGTTTCGATTAGGGTTCTCTAGATTGAACGAAGAGGATATTATCCAAGGAATTAGAATAATTGGTGATACATTGAATGAGGAGTTGGAAAAATGA
- a CDS encoding SLAP domain-containing protein, with amino-acid sequence MRQLQFETSWDRALADQDRQNIKRIFNETKHLKDSAIFCSPIREAINHNEDLLVTVLVHNCTDYLFTFMNTRLLYSIGGEVIADKVFTLPALTIPPEVSMPWTFIFPKDSYTPQITFENGQLEILKKIEDYQEGIIT; translated from the coding sequence ATGCGACAATTACAATTTGAAACGTCTTGGGATAGAGCATTAGCTGATCAGGACCGACAAAATATTAAAAGAATTTTTAATGAAACAAAACATCTAAAAGACTCCGCCATTTTTTGCTCTCCCATACGAGAAGCAATCAACCATAACGAAGACCTACTAGTGACTGTATTGGTCCATAATTGTACGGATTATCTTTTTACTTTTATGAACACAAGGTTACTTTACAGCATAGGGGGAGAGGTGATCGCAGACAAGGTATTCACTCTACCTGCGCTGACTATTCCACCTGAGGTAAGTATGCCCTGGACCTTTATATTTCCAAAGGATAGTTATACACCGCAGATCACTTTTGAAAATGGTCAATTAGAGATACTTAAAAAGATAGAGGATTATCAAGAGGGAATTATAACCTAA
- a CDS encoding endonuclease/exonuclease/phosphatase family protein, protein MKILTLNCHSWQEEDQIEKIKYLAQIIQEKSYDVISLQEVSQSIDKPYIYDNIRENNFALVLLQELKSLGSTEYSFFWDLAHMAYETYEEGVAILTKHPMIENHSFFVSKGTDVINHWKTRKIVGTTITYNNKPISFYSCHMGWWHDEEEPFKTQADHLLQHVKKDETFFLMGDFNNNAFLKGEGYEYLLTHGLYDTYHLAEKKDEGITVKGKIMGWSDNKEDLRIDLILTNKSVQVEYSNVIFNNTNKLVVSDHFGVETKIVKL, encoded by the coding sequence ATGAAAATCTTAACTTTAAACTGTCATTCCTGGCAGGAGGAAGATCAAATAGAGAAAATAAAGTATTTAGCGCAAATCATCCAGGAAAAATCATATGATGTTATCTCCCTACAAGAGGTAAGTCAATCTATTGATAAGCCATATATATATGACAATATAAGAGAAAACAATTTTGCACTCGTATTGTTACAGGAACTTAAATCATTAGGTAGTACTGAATACTCGTTCTTTTGGGATCTTGCTCATATGGCTTATGAAACATACGAAGAAGGAGTGGCTATCCTAACAAAGCATCCGATGATAGAGAACCATTCATTTTTTGTTTCTAAGGGAACAGACGTGATTAATCATTGGAAAACACGAAAAATTGTCGGTACTACAATTACATACAATAACAAACCTATTTCCTTTTACTCATGTCATATGGGATGGTGGCATGATGAAGAGGAACCATTTAAAACTCAAGCAGATCACCTTCTTCAACATGTAAAGAAGGATGAAACATTCTTTCTGATGGGAGACTTTAACAACAATGCTTTTCTTAAAGGAGAAGGCTATGAATACTTGCTAACTCATGGTCTTTATGACACATACCATCTTGCGGAGAAAAAGGATGAAGGAATTACAGTGAAAGGTAAAATTATGGGTTGGAGTGACAACAAGGAAGACTTAAGAATTGATTTAATTCTAACAAATAAATCTGTTCAGGTAGAATATTCAAATGTAATCTTTAATAATACGAACAAATTAGTTGTATCTGACCATTTTGGCGTGGAAACGAAAATAGTTAAATTATAA
- a CDS encoding PTS sugar transporter subunit IIA — protein sequence MFKNLFQKKVKTQTEEIYSPLNGEVISLAEVPDPVFSNKMMGDGIAIIPKEGKLVSPVEGKIVQVFPTKHAIGIKSVNGVEILIHVGLETVDLRGEGFETFVEEGQSVKVGDVLSTFDIHFLESKNKEIVTPIIITNTLEKLDNMDQVSTSEVSRQELLLKCNLK from the coding sequence ATGTTTAAAAATTTATTTCAAAAGAAAGTCAAAACTCAAACAGAAGAAATATATTCGCCTCTTAATGGAGAAGTTATTTCCTTAGCAGAAGTACCTGATCCTGTTTTCTCAAATAAAATGATGGGAGATGGTATAGCGATCATCCCAAAAGAAGGGAAGCTTGTATCCCCAGTTGAGGGTAAGATCGTTCAAGTTTTTCCAACTAAACATGCGATAGGAATTAAGTCTGTAAACGGCGTAGAAATTCTAATTCATGTTGGATTAGAGACAGTTGATCTTAGAGGTGAAGGATTTGAAACATTTGTAGAAGAAGGACAATCTGTAAAAGTAGGCGATGTGTTATCAACCTTTGATATCCATTTCTTAGAAAGTAAAAATAAAGAGATTGTTACCCCTATTATTATTACAAATACTCTAGAAAAATTAGATAATATGGACCAAGTCTCTACTTCAGAGGTGTCACGACAAGAGTTACTTTTAAAGTGTAATTTAAAATAA
- a CDS encoding MurR/RpiR family transcriptional regulator, which translates to MKLEELINKHYNQLHENDFHILKYVLNHKSSCYELGINSLADKCNVSRSSILRLAQKLGFSGYSEFRVFLKWEDQEGPSEQVSSMEVLSTDIQETLKYTKTKNFHEICELIEQSERIFVYGTGDLQLNCAYELQRMFRAVQRYLHVIRVHSEFEMIIRDVTVRDVIIIISLSGDTPIMVPTVQSIVSKGIPFISITNLRNNVLARMTPYNLYANCSETKLSDGTTVPTFSTFFIVGETLFRKYVEYRQHIKVSQNEES; encoded by the coding sequence ATGAAGTTAGAAGAGTTAATTAACAAACACTATAATCAATTACATGAAAATGATTTTCATATCTTAAAATACGTTTTAAATCATAAAAGTTCGTGCTATGAGTTAGGAATCAACAGTTTAGCAGACAAATGCAATGTTTCTCGTTCATCCATTCTCCGCTTAGCCCAAAAACTAGGTTTTAGTGGTTATAGTGAATTTCGTGTTTTTTTAAAATGGGAAGACCAAGAAGGACCGAGTGAGCAAGTAAGCAGTATGGAGGTATTGAGCACAGACATACAAGAAACTCTAAAATATACGAAAACCAAAAATTTTCATGAGATATGTGAGCTAATAGAGCAATCTGAGCGGATATTTGTTTATGGAACTGGGGATTTACAGTTGAATTGCGCATATGAACTACAAAGAATGTTTCGTGCTGTGCAGCGCTACTTACATGTTATACGAGTTCATTCGGAGTTTGAGATGATTATCAGAGATGTAACGGTTCGAGATGTTATTATTATTATCTCCTTATCAGGTGATACACCGATAATGGTTCCTACAGTGCAATCGATCGTTTCTAAAGGAATTCCCTTCATTTCTATAACAAATTTAAGAAATAACGTGTTAGCCAGAATGACTCCCTACAACTTATATGCTAATTGCTCAGAAACTAAGTTAAGTGATGGCACTACAGTTCCGACTTTTTCTACCTTTTTTATTGTTGGGGAAACATTGTTTCGAAAGTATGTTGAGTACCGACAACATATTAAAGTGTCTCAAAATGAAGAATCCTAA
- a CDS encoding alpha-glucoside-specific PTS transporter subunit IIBC: MMKAVQRFGGAMYVPVMLFSFAGIVVGLTILLQNPQLMGNLADPDGLLYKFSYIIQEGGWTVFRQMPILFAIGIPIALAKTAQARACMESLVVYLTFNYFVSAILTLWGNKFRVDMNADIGGVSGLTEIAGIKTLDTSIIGSILVSCIVVYIHNRYFDKKLPDFLGIFQGSTYVFFISFFVMLPLAFIVTFIWPIVQGGIASLQGILVSSGVFGVGLYTFLERALIPTGLHHFVYTPFIYGPAIVNGGINTYWIEHLNQYASSALSLKELFPQGGFALHGNSKIFGVLGIALAIYATAKREKKKVVAGLLIPATLTAVVAGITEPIEFTFLFISPLLFIVHALLAGIMAATMYAFGIVGNMGGGMIEMATQNWIPLFHNHWMTYVKQWMIGLSFTAIYFFTFRYLIVKLNVATPGREKENGTDAKLYTKKDYKAQKQHGSNKDAAPADAYSNQALLVLEALGGADNISDVSNCATRLRVSVIDETKVQTDADFRASGAHGVVRKGTAIQVIIGLSVPQVRERVERFITKANAQ, from the coding sequence ATGATGAAAGCGGTTCAACGTTTCGGCGGAGCAATGTATGTACCCGTTATGCTTTTTTCGTTCGCAGGTATAGTAGTGGGGCTAACTATTTTACTTCAAAACCCTCAGTTAATGGGTAATCTTGCAGATCCTGATGGTCTTTTGTATAAGTTTAGTTATATCATTCAAGAAGGTGGATGGACAGTATTTAGACAAATGCCCATTTTATTCGCAATCGGAATTCCAATTGCCTTAGCAAAAACAGCTCAAGCCAGAGCCTGCATGGAATCACTTGTTGTATATTTAACATTTAACTATTTTGTAAGCGCTATCTTGACTCTCTGGGGAAACAAATTCCGTGTGGATATGAATGCCGATATTGGCGGTGTAAGCGGACTAACGGAAATAGCTGGTATTAAAACATTAGATACAAGTATTATAGGATCCATTTTAGTCAGTTGTATTGTTGTTTATATTCATAATCGTTATTTTGATAAAAAACTACCCGATTTTCTAGGGATTTTTCAAGGCTCTACTTATGTTTTTTTTATCTCATTTTTTGTCATGCTTCCACTTGCATTTATTGTTACGTTTATTTGGCCCATTGTTCAGGGAGGCATCGCATCCTTACAAGGTATTCTCGTTTCTTCAGGCGTTTTTGGAGTAGGTTTGTACACATTCTTGGAACGAGCTTTAATTCCAACTGGCTTACATCACTTTGTGTATACTCCATTTATTTATGGACCAGCTATAGTAAACGGTGGGATTAACACGTATTGGATCGAACATCTCAATCAATATGCTTCTAGTGCGTTATCATTGAAAGAACTCTTCCCTCAAGGAGGATTCGCTCTTCATGGGAATTCAAAAATATTTGGTGTTTTGGGAATTGCATTGGCTATCTATGCAACTGCCAAACGAGAGAAAAAGAAGGTAGTCGCTGGATTACTAATACCGGCTACCTTAACGGCTGTTGTTGCTGGTATAACAGAACCTATTGAATTTACTTTCCTCTTCATTTCCCCACTTTTATTTATTGTACATGCTCTTTTAGCGGGGATAATGGCAGCGACTATGTATGCCTTTGGTATTGTTGGAAACATGGGCGGGGGGATGATCGAAATGGCAACTCAAAATTGGATACCACTCTTTCATAATCATTGGATGACTTACGTGAAACAATGGATGATTGGTCTTTCCTTTACCGCTATTTACTTCTTTACTTTCCGTTACTTAATTGTGAAGCTGAATGTGGCAACCCCAGGTCGTGAAAAAGAAAATGGAACCGATGCCAAACTCTATACAAAGAAAGATTATAAAGCCCAAAAACAACATGGTTCAAATAAGGATGCAGCCCCTGCAGATGCTTATTCTAATCAAGCTCTGCTTGTACTCGAGGCGTTAGGTGGAGCGGATAATATTTCAGATGTTTCAAATTGTGCAACCCGCTTGCGTGTTAGCGTTATTGATGAAACAAAAGTACAAACAGACGCCGATTTTCGTGCCAGTGGTGCCCATGGGGTTGTCCGAAAAGGTACCGCTATTCAAGTCATTATAGGCCTTTCTGTTCCTCAAGTAAGAGAGAGAGTTGAGCGGTTTATTACCAAAGCTAATGCTCAATAA
- a CDS encoding 5-carboxymethyl-2-hydroxymuconate Delta-isomerase: MPHFIVEYTDNIKEEIDILTLLEKVNSTLIAQNGTFPVGGIRSRAVELTHYQIADGKEDDAFVHATLKIGAGRSPGEKDKVCNELFEVMKEHFACLFEKRYLALSMELMEFSEGGTYKQNNIHERFKQS, translated from the coding sequence ATGCCTCATTTTATTGTGGAGTACACAGATAATATAAAGGAAGAAATAGATATTCTAACATTACTTGAGAAAGTGAATAGCACGCTCATAGCGCAAAACGGCACCTTTCCTGTAGGAGGAATTCGTTCAAGAGCAGTGGAACTTACACATTATCAGATAGCTGATGGAAAAGAAGATGATGCATTTGTACATGCTACTTTAAAGATTGGAGCCGGGCGTTCTCCAGGGGAGAAAGATAAAGTATGTAATGAACTTTTTGAGGTGATGAAGGAGCATTTCGCTTGTTTGTTTGAAAAAAGATACTTAGCTCTTTCAATGGAATTAATGGAGTTTAGTGAAGGGGGAACGTACAAACAAAATAATATACATGAACGCTTCAAGCAATCGTAA
- a CDS encoding fumarylacetoacetate hydrolase family protein, whose protein sequence is MKRARIAYSGGIHDAVEENGLLRLTDGRLLSEDGVIWLPPVQPRTVFALGLNYADHAKELAFNAPEEPLVFLKGPNTFVGHKAETHRPDGVDYMHYECELAVVIGQKTRNVKRTDAYHYVAGYTIANDYAIRDYLENYYRPNLRVKNRDTCTPIGPWLTDKDDIKDPMNLQIRTYINDELTQKGTTKDMIFDIPALIEYLSSFMTLDKGDVILTGTPEGLKGVKAGDKVVTEIEGLGKLENIIVGDSKFNRKSKMNVKESTVNHN, encoded by the coding sequence ATGAAGAGAGCTCGTATAGCTTATAGCGGCGGGATACATGATGCGGTTGAAGAAAACGGTTTACTCCGTCTAACTGATGGACGGCTCTTGTCAGAAGATGGAGTTATCTGGTTGCCACCTGTTCAGCCTCGAACCGTTTTTGCTTTAGGTCTCAATTACGCGGACCATGCCAAAGAACTTGCGTTTAATGCTCCAGAAGAACCGCTTGTCTTTTTAAAAGGTCCTAACACATTTGTAGGACATAAAGCGGAAACACATCGTCCAGACGGTGTTGACTATATGCATTATGAGTGTGAACTTGCAGTCGTAATAGGTCAAAAAACTAGAAATGTAAAGCGCACAGATGCCTATCATTATGTGGCGGGGTACACCATCGCTAATGATTATGCGATTCGCGATTATCTTGAAAACTATTATCGTCCGAACTTACGGGTGAAAAATCGTGATACATGTACGCCTATTGGACCATGGCTGACGGATAAGGATGATATCAAAGATCCAATGAATCTACAAATACGTACTTATATTAACGATGAACTTACCCAAAAAGGAACAACGAAGGATATGATTTTCGACATTCCGGCATTGATTGAATACTTAAGCAGTTTTATGACTTTAGATAAGGGAGACGTTATTTTAACAGGTACACCAGAAGGCCTTAAAGGAGTTAAAGCAGGGGATAAAGTAGTGACGGAAATTGAAGGACTTGGGAAATTAGAAAATATAATTGTTGGTGATTCTAAATTTAATAGAAAGAGTAAAATGAATGTTAAAGAAAGCACTGTAAATCATAACTGA